A genomic stretch from Croceibacterium aestuarii includes:
- a CDS encoding FAD-binding protein yields MAEVLVPPGVSPADFAAALAAFREAVGPDWVLTSEPDRASYLDPFAIGPRDEHAASAAVAPASTDELAAVLAAANRYKIPLWPVSMGKNFAYGTAAPVLKGAVVLDLKRMNRVIEINETLGYAVVEPGVSFFDFKEELDRRGSKFWMSGPAHSWGSVIGNALEHGVGYTPYGIHAETICGMEVMLADGTLVRTGFGAIEGSREWQAFKLPFGPVWDGMFTQSNFAVVTKMGLWLMPEPAEMAGVTIDVPGKGDLAKLVDTLRPLKLDETINTAYTIANGMRQITGGARRQEIWQEGGAISLERIGEVLAQRGKGWWNVIFNLFEHTAGGMDLRVEKIRRHFAAEMPEAKISVVRWKRGEPQQPWMRQDVSLAPFAIVDWRGSPGGHSDFGPVVAAVGERVNAVYELIERRFLEYGLDPWVGMFGIGGRALIFVADMLYVQDDAAMTAACKALFRQLCKDVEAMGIGVYRSHIEFMDDAEAIHGWNGHALPKLNDSLKAMLDPNGILAPGKQGIGGRQP; encoded by the coding sequence ATGGCTGAGGTGCTGGTGCCACCCGGGGTTAGCCCGGCCGATTTCGCCGCAGCGCTTGCCGCATTCCGCGAAGCCGTCGGACCAGACTGGGTACTCACCAGCGAACCGGACCGCGCGAGCTATCTCGACCCCTTCGCCATCGGCCCGCGCGACGAGCATGCCGCCTCGGCCGCAGTCGCTCCTGCCAGCACCGACGAGCTGGCCGCAGTCCTGGCCGCCGCCAACCGCTACAAGATCCCGCTCTGGCCGGTCTCGATGGGCAAGAATTTCGCCTATGGAACCGCCGCGCCCGTGCTGAAGGGCGCAGTGGTGCTCGATCTCAAGCGAATGAACCGCGTGATCGAGATCAACGAGACGCTGGGTTATGCGGTGGTCGAACCGGGCGTCAGCTTCTTCGACTTCAAGGAGGAGCTCGACCGCCGCGGATCTAAGTTCTGGATGAGCGGCCCGGCGCATTCGTGGGGCAGCGTCATCGGCAACGCGCTCGAGCACGGCGTCGGCTACACGCCCTACGGCATCCACGCCGAGACGATCTGCGGGATGGAAGTCATGCTCGCCGACGGCACTCTCGTGCGAACCGGTTTCGGAGCGATCGAAGGCAGCCGGGAATGGCAGGCCTTCAAGCTGCCGTTCGGCCCGGTGTGGGACGGGATGTTCACCCAGTCCAACTTCGCGGTGGTGACCAAGATGGGCCTGTGGCTCATGCCCGAGCCCGCGGAGATGGCCGGCGTCACCATCGACGTGCCCGGCAAGGGCGACCTCGCAAAGCTGGTCGACACGCTGCGGCCGCTCAAGCTCGATGAGACCATCAACACCGCCTACACCATCGCCAACGGCATGCGGCAGATCACCGGCGGCGCGCGCCGCCAGGAGATCTGGCAGGAGGGCGGCGCGATATCGCTCGAACGCATCGGCGAAGTCCTCGCGCAGCGCGGCAAGGGCTGGTGGAACGTCATCTTCAACCTGTTCGAGCACACCGCCGGCGGGATGGACCTGCGGGTCGAGAAAATCCGCCGCCATTTCGCCGCCGAGATGCCCGAGGCAAAGATCTCGGTGGTCCGCTGGAAGCGCGGCGAACCGCAGCAGCCGTGGATGCGGCAGGACGTCAGCCTTGCTCCCTTCGCCATCGTCGACTGGCGCGGGTCCCCCGGCGGGCACAGCGATTTTGGACCGGTGGTCGCCGCGGTGGGAGAGCGGGTGAATGCGGTCTACGAGCTGATCGAGCGCCGCTTCCTCGAATACGGTCTCGACCCGTGGGTCGGTATGTTCGGGATCGGCGGGCGGGCGCTGATCTTCGTCGCAGACATGCTTTACGTGCAGGACGACGCGGCGATGACCGCCGCGTGCAAGGCGCTGTTCCGGCAGCTGTGCAAGGACGTCGAGGCGATGGGGATCGGCGTCTATCGCAGCCACATTGAGTTCATGGACGACGCTGAGGCGATCCATGGCTGGAACGGCCATGCGCTGCCGAAGCTCAACGACAGCCTCAAGGCCATGCTCGACCCGAACGGCATCCTTGCCCCCGGCAAGCAGGGCATCGGGGGCCGCCAACCGTGA
- a CDS encoding TonB-dependent receptor, producing the protein MLTFSPGRFAGASLAALAMILAAPAAAQDGASSDDQAREPAEGGNQIIVTGLRREDTLQDTPAAITAFNAEAIENAGIDKPADFINLTSNVNLVETQNVGNAFIVIRGITQARNSEPSVAVVIDGVQQVNPAAFSQDLFDIEQIEVLKGPQGALYGRNAIGGAIIITTKQPTDQLEGNITAGIDNGFGFYTHAGLSGPISDNVRFRIAGLYKDTDGYIPNPYLGREADPYKDYALRGNLLFDPGAGFSVDLRASLDRTRTTGFWYNIVGDVNDTSLPVRVNNEGIDNRDMNNVSAKLTYDGDGFKVTSVTSYDTVKEIITGDAFDFLPTNEAYCALPSDPCFSGSTDLNQSQYLNVKAFSQELRFESPSNEDLFWMFGGYLISTDRFISTGNMLDLGKGVFPVYREPTSNPDNPQYSFLSDSQDNFAWAAFANLGYKFSDLLRIDASLRYDHDKRENTTETPNAWLGYINYIASLYGAPQSAQGDVRTRNFSAWQPKVTVTLTPTPDLTFYGGYSRGFRSGGFNQTGVGVVALSNGVVGVNDVFEAETADTFELGFKSQLADGLLTLNGSVYTTESKNSYFFVFLYANSTQNLGNVPKVRLKGFELEANVNPTDDLQFNVAWGLTDSEIKSFPDPAAIGNEAPVVSRSTLNVGAQYTPYIGGGLSALLRADYRRIGRTWWDVYNSTVRNPVELVDVRAGVKGEHWSLTAFASNLFNEKYNAEFSPGGFVFKARPRIYGVEAGYRF; encoded by the coding sequence ATGCTGACATTTTCACCGGGCCGGTTTGCCGGCGCTTCGCTGGCCGCGCTCGCCATGATCCTGGCCGCGCCCGCCGCGGCACAGGATGGCGCTTCCAGCGACGATCAGGCGCGAGAGCCGGCCGAAGGCGGCAACCAGATCATCGTCACCGGCCTTCGCCGCGAGGATACGCTACAGGACACTCCGGCGGCAATCACCGCCTTCAATGCCGAAGCGATCGAGAATGCGGGCATCGACAAGCCGGCCGACTTCATCAACCTCACCTCGAACGTCAACCTCGTCGAGACGCAGAACGTGGGTAACGCGTTCATCGTGATTCGCGGCATCACCCAGGCGCGCAACTCCGAGCCGTCGGTCGCGGTGGTCATCGACGGCGTCCAGCAGGTCAATCCGGCGGCCTTCAGCCAGGACCTGTTCGACATCGAGCAGATCGAAGTTCTCAAGGGCCCGCAAGGCGCGCTCTATGGCCGCAACGCCATCGGCGGCGCAATCATCATCACCACCAAGCAGCCGACCGACCAGCTTGAAGGAAACATCACGGCCGGGATCGACAACGGCTTCGGGTTCTACACCCACGCCGGGCTGAGCGGGCCTATCAGCGACAACGTCAGGTTCCGGATCGCCGGACTCTACAAGGACACCGACGGCTACATCCCCAATCCCTATCTCGGACGCGAAGCCGATCCTTACAAGGATTACGCCTTGCGCGGGAACCTGCTGTTCGATCCCGGCGCCGGCTTCAGCGTCGACCTCCGCGCCTCGCTGGACCGCACGCGAACCACGGGCTTCTGGTACAACATCGTCGGCGACGTGAACGACACCAGCCTGCCGGTGCGGGTCAACAACGAGGGCATCGACAACCGCGACATGAACAATGTCTCGGCCAAGCTGACCTACGACGGCGACGGCTTCAAGGTGACCTCGGTCACATCCTACGACACGGTGAAGGAAATCATCACCGGCGACGCGTTCGACTTCCTGCCGACCAACGAAGCTTACTGCGCACTGCCTTCCGATCCTTGCTTCAGCGGCAGCACCGACCTCAACCAGAGCCAGTACCTCAACGTGAAGGCCTTCAGCCAGGAACTGCGCTTCGAAAGCCCCTCGAACGAAGACCTGTTCTGGATGTTCGGCGGGTACCTGATTTCGACCGACCGGTTCATCTCGACCGGCAACATGCTCGACCTGGGCAAGGGCGTGTTCCCGGTCTACCGCGAACCGACGAGCAACCCGGACAATCCGCAATATTCGTTCCTGTCGGATTCGCAGGACAACTTCGCCTGGGCCGCCTTCGCCAACCTGGGCTACAAGTTCTCCGACCTGCTGCGGATCGATGCCTCGCTGCGTTACGACCACGACAAGCGCGAGAACACCACCGAAACGCCGAACGCCTGGCTCGGCTACATCAACTACATCGCCAGCCTCTATGGTGCGCCGCAGAGCGCGCAAGGCGACGTGCGGACGCGCAATTTCAGCGCCTGGCAGCCCAAGGTCACGGTGACGCTCACGCCCACGCCCGATCTGACGTTCTACGGCGGCTACTCGCGCGGCTTCCGCTCGGGCGGTTTCAACCAGACCGGGGTCGGCGTGGTCGCACTGAGCAACGGCGTCGTGGGGGTGAACGACGTTTTCGAAGCCGAAACGGCGGATACTTTCGAACTGGGCTTCAAATCGCAGCTCGCCGACGGCCTGCTGACGCTCAATGGCTCGGTCTACACGACCGAATCGAAGAACAGCTATTTCTTCGTCTTTCTCTACGCCAACTCGACGCAGAATCTCGGCAATGTGCCGAAGGTCAGGCTCAAGGGCTTCGAGCTGGAAGCCAACGTGAACCCCACCGACGACCTGCAGTTCAACGTCGCCTGGGGGTTGACCGACAGCGAGATCAAGTCATTCCCCGACCCGGCCGCAATCGGCAACGAGGCGCCGGTCGTCTCGCGCTCGACGCTCAACGTGGGGGCGCAGTACACGCCCTACATCGGAGGCGGACTCTCGGCGCTGCTGCGCGCCGACTATCGCCGCATCGGCCGGACCTGGTGGGACGTTTACAACTCGACCGTGCGAAATCCGGTCGAGCTCGTCGACGTGCGCGCCGGGGTTAAGGGCGAGCACTGGAGCCTGACGGCCTTCGCCAGCAACCTGTTCAACGAGAAGTACAACGCGGAATTCTCGCCCGGTGGTTTCGTCTTCAAGGCGAGGCCGCGGATTTACGGTGTGGAGGCCGGCTACAGGTTCTGA
- the yghU gene encoding glutathione-dependent disulfide-bond oxidoreductase produces MSDVYTPPKVWTFDPENGGQFAGINRPTAGAREEKELPVGEHPFQLYSLGTPNGVKVTIMFEELLEAGYSDAEYDAWLIKIFEGDQFGSGFVELNPNSKIPALLDKSGPKPFRVFESGAILIHLAEKFGYLLPKQDPARAETLSWLMWQMGSAPFIGGGFGHFYVYAPERYKYPIDRYAMETKRLFAVADMQLGKSEYLAGDDYTIADIAAYTWLGNLYHGAYKGSDEFLSLHEYENVGRWTKAIDARPGAIRGRLVNSQAMAERHSAADFDKVEDRSLFEPVRKRADV; encoded by the coding sequence ATGTCCGACGTCTACACTCCGCCCAAGGTATGGACCTTCGATCCGGAAAACGGCGGCCAATTCGCCGGCATCAACCGCCCGACCGCCGGAGCGCGCGAGGAAAAGGAGCTGCCGGTCGGCGAGCATCCCTTCCAGCTCTATTCGCTCGGCACGCCCAACGGGGTGAAGGTGACGATCATGTTCGAGGAACTGCTCGAGGCAGGCTACTCGGACGCCGAGTACGACGCATGGCTGATCAAGATCTTCGAGGGCGACCAGTTTGGCTCGGGCTTCGTCGAGCTCAATCCCAATTCCAAGATCCCTGCCCTGCTCGACAAGAGCGGACCCAAGCCGTTCCGGGTGTTCGAAAGCGGCGCGATCCTCATCCACTTGGCCGAGAAGTTCGGATACCTCCTGCCCAAGCAGGACCCTGCGCGCGCGGAAACGCTCAGCTGGCTGATGTGGCAGATGGGCAGCGCGCCGTTCATCGGCGGCGGGTTCGGACACTTCTACGTCTACGCGCCCGAGCGCTACAAGTACCCGATCGACCGCTATGCGATGGAGACCAAGCGCCTCTTCGCGGTCGCCGACATGCAGCTGGGCAAGAGCGAATACCTGGCCGGCGACGACTACACGATCGCCGACATCGCCGCCTACACCTGGCTCGGCAACCTCTATCACGGCGCCTACAAGGGTTCGGACGAGTTCCTCAGCCTGCACGAATACGAGAACGTCGGGCGCTGGACCAAGGCGATCGACGCGCGCCCCGGGGCCATTCGCGGACGGTTGGTCAACAGCCAGGCGATGGCCGAACGCCACAGCGCCGCGGACTTCGACAAGGTCGAGGACCGCAGCCTGTTCGAACCGGTCAGGAAGCGTGCGGACGTCTGA
- a CDS encoding DNA topoisomerase IB, with protein sequence MATCPPKLKHVEDSQPGISRRKAGRGWAYYDAEGERITDRDAIDRLNAVALPPAYTDAWFCPDPRGHIQATGVDDKGRKQYRYHPDYRTYQEAEKFDQCALFGTLLPKVRKRVEADLADRKLSRERAIASVVRLLDEGVVRIGNECYAKSNKSFGATTLRRRHVNVTGKTIKLRFKAKSGKLCELSVTDKRLAHFVRKMDDLPGQHLFQYLDDDENVHHVGSAEVNAYLCETMGEHFTAKNFRTWHASVLAFEALADADDQLTIKALMELVSERLGNTPAVARRSYVHPAVVALVDRQLKWREALQLPRKTKWLGRTERGLLELLENSPSAERLLR encoded by the coding sequence ATGGCCACCTGTCCTCCCAAGTTGAAACATGTCGAGGACAGTCAGCCGGGCATTTCGCGCCGCAAGGCGGGGCGAGGCTGGGCCTATTACGATGCCGAGGGCGAACGTATAACCGACCGCGACGCGATAGACCGCCTGAACGCAGTCGCCTTGCCGCCTGCCTATACCGACGCCTGGTTCTGCCCCGATCCCCGCGGACACATCCAGGCCACCGGCGTCGACGACAAAGGGCGCAAGCAGTATCGGTATCATCCCGACTACCGCACGTATCAGGAAGCCGAGAAGTTCGATCAGTGCGCGCTGTTCGGAACTCTGTTGCCCAAGGTGCGCAAGCGGGTCGAAGCTGACCTCGCCGACCGCAAGCTTAGCCGCGAACGCGCGATCGCCAGCGTGGTGCGCCTGCTCGACGAGGGCGTGGTCCGGATCGGCAACGAGTGCTACGCGAAATCGAACAAGAGCTTCGGCGCAACCACGCTGCGCCGGCGCCACGTCAACGTCACGGGGAAGACGATCAAGCTGCGCTTCAAGGCCAAGAGCGGGAAGTTGTGCGAACTGTCTGTCACCGACAAGCGCCTTGCCCACTTCGTGCGCAAGATGGACGACTTGCCGGGCCAGCACTTGTTCCAATATCTCGATGACGACGAAAACGTGCACCACGTGGGCTCGGCCGAGGTCAACGCCTACTTGTGCGAGACGATGGGCGAGCATTTCACTGCGAAGAACTTCCGGACCTGGCATGCCAGCGTGCTGGCCTTCGAGGCACTTGCCGACGCCGACGATCAGCTGACGATAAAAGCGCTCATGGAGCTCGTTTCGGAGCGCCTCGGCAACACGCCCGCGGTCGCGCGCCGCAGCTATGTTCATCCTGCCGTCGTGGCGCTCGTCGATCGGCAGCTGAAATGGCGCGAAGCGCTGCAACTCCCGCGCAAGACGAAATGGCTCGGCCGGACCGAGCGCGGACTGCTCGAACTGCTCGAGAACAGCCCGAGCGCGGAACGCCTGCTGCGCTAG